From Oscillatoria sp. FACHB-1406, a single genomic window includes:
- a CDS encoding carbon-nitrogen hydrolase family protein — MKPYLAAAVQMTSTPDLQKNLTEAEELIDLAVRQGAELVCLPENFPFLGKEEDKMTQAEDIAIASEKFLTTMARRFQISILGGGFPVPVEGGKVYNTALLVDANGTELARYQKVHLFDVNLPDGITYCESSTVMAGQKLPPIYASETLGNLGLSVCYDVRFPELYRDLSRRGADVLFVPAAFTAFTGKDHWQVLLQARAIENTCYVIAPAQTGNHYAMRYTHGHAMIIDPWGAVLSDAGDKPGIAIAEINPARLKQVRQQMPSLQHRVF, encoded by the coding sequence ATGAAGCCTTACCTCGCTGCCGCAGTCCAAATGACCAGTACGCCCGATCTTCAGAAAAATCTGACCGAGGCGGAAGAATTAATCGATCTCGCCGTGCGTCAAGGGGCAGAACTGGTCTGCCTGCCTGAAAATTTCCCATTTTTGGGCAAGGAAGAAGATAAAATGACGCAAGCAGAAGATATCGCGATCGCCAGCGAAAAGTTCCTCACAACGATGGCGCGGCGTTTCCAAATTTCCATATTAGGCGGCGGCTTCCCCGTCCCCGTAGAAGGCGGCAAAGTTTACAACACGGCGCTGTTAGTCGATGCCAACGGAACCGAACTCGCCCGCTACCAAAAAGTGCATCTATTCGACGTAAATTTACCCGACGGCATTACCTATTGCGAGTCCAGTACCGTAATGGCCGGTCAAAAATTACCGCCAATTTATGCTTCGGAAACATTAGGAAATCTGGGATTATCCGTCTGTTACGACGTGCGCTTCCCCGAACTCTATCGCGACTTGTCCCGGCGCGGTGCGGACGTTCTGTTCGTTCCGGCAGCATTTACCGCCTTTACCGGCAAAGATCACTGGCAGGTACTCTTACAAGCGCGGGCGATTGAAAATACCTGTTACGTCATCGCCCCCGCCCAAACCGGCAATCACTACGCCATGCGCTATACCCACGGTCACGCCATGATTATCGATCCCTGGGGAGCGGTACTATCGGATGCGGGCGATAAACCGGGGATTGCCATTGCAGAGATTAACCCCGCGCGCCTCAAGCAAGTGCGCCAGCAAATGCCTTCTCTCCAACACCGCGTTTTTTAA
- a CDS encoding SAV_2336 N-terminal domain-related protein, with amino-acid sequence MPDLFEQFIHAIQKSKLYGEDITPTAENIADMLWLAVQKGAPQHHSSHPPSSFDIQHSEFSIHHFPPLPIPPSPSLPVTPSPSLPLSPSPHPPLPSPDTPSEAEAPTPSRLPFKTPAPRALRHSLDLARAFKPLKQTYPSRSETILDTQATVERIAEERLWLPVLKPTPTRWLDIALVVEDSPSCGIWQQTIKEFQQLLLRQGAFRDAKLWYVRPDEAGNLELFAANSTRTLSPKTLIDSEGRRAIFILSDCVSEAWYGGKWLELLQTWGNKHPVTILQLLPGKFWQRTALQQAESVWMNSHQPAAPNPRWQLESQAFWEEEAETTAGFPVPVVSLVPHGLKVWAQNLAGLGETQIAGYCFSATTPRPPQSAQIAAAPSFETFLATTSPTARRLAALMAAVPVQLPIARLIQQTMLPESDATHLAEVFLSGILRRIDEEKDPERRLYEFADGMREKMLATLPKSETVGVIDRLSAYIAQRAGLSMQEFMAELRAPSGRLEGEMEEEVFAFARVTLDVLKHLGGEYAAFADELERDETPEGAVEEAVSEELAHELERYVVSAQQVEGERLEVEPVLEELPSGRAELTIEETVFVFTVATLERQFSIERENAEWVIQRQQGEARGIIQRLNDEVQLELMEIPGGTFLMGSPEEERDRYDDEGPQHEVTVPPFYMGRYPVTQGQWRVVAGWEKVERDLDPDPFSFKEPYEEYERWTRPVEMVSWYDAVEFCARLSRKTGWEYRLPSEAEWEYACRAVRFLEEGQKYPPFHFGETISTELANYDGNYTYGEGEKGEYREQTTPVGYFQAANAFGLYDMHGNVWEWCADAWHSNYEGAPDDGAIWLSSDSSLYVLRGGSWNLNPGYCRSACRYSYNPDDPDYRFSNIGFRVVGCAARTL; translated from the coding sequence ATGCCCGACCTCTTCGAGCAATTCATTCACGCCATCCAAAAATCCAAACTCTACGGCGAAGACATCACCCCCACCGCTGAAAACATCGCCGATATGCTCTGGTTGGCCGTTCAAAAAGGCGCACCGCAACATCATTCCTCTCATCCCCCTTCATCATTCGACATTCAGCATTCAGAATTCAGCATTCATCATTTCCCCCCTCTCCCCATCCCCCCCTCGCCCTCTCTCCCCGTCACCCCCTCGCCCTCTCTCCCCCTCTCCCCCTCTCCCCATCCCCCCCTCCCCTCTCCTGATACGCCGAGCGAAGCCGAAGCGCCCACTCCCTCCCGCCTGCCCTTCAAAACCCCTGCCCCTCGCGCCCTACGCCATAGCCTCGACCTCGCCCGCGCCTTCAAACCCCTCAAACAAACCTATCCCTCCCGCAGCGAAACCATTCTCGATACCCAAGCAACCGTAGAGCGCATCGCAGAAGAACGCCTCTGGTTGCCCGTCCTCAAACCCACCCCCACCCGTTGGCTCGATATTGCCCTCGTCGTCGAAGATAGCCCCTCCTGCGGCATCTGGCAGCAAACTATCAAAGAATTTCAGCAACTCCTTTTGCGACAAGGCGCATTTCGAGATGCGAAACTCTGGTACGTGCGGCCAGATGAAGCCGGAAACCTGGAACTGTTTGCCGCAAATTCTACCCGTACTCTTTCCCCCAAAACCCTCATCGACTCCGAAGGGCGACGGGCAATTTTCATTCTCAGCGATTGCGTTTCCGAGGCTTGGTATGGCGGGAAATGGCTCGAACTGCTGCAAACCTGGGGCAACAAACATCCCGTCACTATCCTGCAACTCTTGCCCGGTAAATTTTGGCAGCGAACCGCCTTGCAACAAGCTGAAAGCGTTTGGATGAACTCGCACCAACCCGCAGCCCCCAATCCCCGCTGGCAACTCGAAAGTCAGGCATTCTGGGAAGAAGAAGCCGAAACCACCGCCGGTTTTCCCGTCCCCGTCGTCAGCCTGGTTCCTCACGGTTTGAAAGTTTGGGCGCAAAACCTCGCTGGGTTGGGAGAGACGCAAATCGCCGGTTACTGCTTCAGCGCAACAACGCCTCGCCCTCCTCAATCAGCGCAAATTGCCGCCGCCCCGTCTTTTGAAACCTTCCTCGCGACAACTTCTCCCACTGCACGGCGCTTGGCTGCATTAATGGCAGCAGTTCCCGTGCAATTGCCGATCGCGCGCCTGATTCAGCAGACGATGCTGCCCGAATCCGATGCGACTCACCTCGCCGAAGTCTTTCTCAGCGGTATTCTGCGCCGTATCGACGAAGAAAAAGACCCAGAGCGGCGCTTGTATGAGTTTGCGGACGGAATGCGCGAGAAAATGCTCGCAACGCTGCCGAAATCGGAAACAGTCGGGGTTATCGACCGACTTTCTGCTTATATTGCCCAACGCGCCGGACTGTCGATGCAAGAGTTTATGGCAGAGTTGAGAGCGCCTTCAGGACGGTTAGAAGGGGAGATGGAGGAGGAAGTTTTCGCTTTTGCTCGCGTGACGTTGGATGTATTGAAGCATTTGGGCGGCGAGTATGCGGCGTTTGCCGATGAGTTGGAGCGCGATGAAACTCCAGAGGGGGCGGTTGAAGAAGCCGTGTCGGAGGAGTTAGCCCACGAGTTAGAGCGCTATGTTGTTTCAGCGCAGCAAGTTGAGGGGGAAAGGCTGGAGGTAGAACCCGTACTGGAAGAGTTGCCTTCCGGAAGGGCGGAACTGACGATAGAGGAAACGGTGTTTGTCTTCACGGTGGCAACGCTCGAACGCCAGTTCAGTATAGAGAGGGAGAATGCAGAATGGGTTATCCAGCGGCAGCAAGGAGAAGCAAGGGGCATTATTCAAAGGCTGAATGACGAGGTACAGCTAGAACTGATGGAGATTCCGGGCGGAACGTTTTTGATGGGGTCGCCGGAAGAGGAACGCGATCGATATGATGATGAAGGGCCACAGCATGAGGTGACAGTTCCCCCGTTTTATATGGGGCGCTATCCAGTGACGCAAGGGCAGTGGCGAGTTGTAGCGGGCTGGGAAAAAGTCGAACGCGACCTCGACCCAGACCCTTTCAGTTTTAAGGAACCTTATGAAGAATACGAGCGCTGGACTCGTCCGGTAGAAATGGTTTCTTGGTACGACGCAGTGGAGTTTTGCGCCCGTTTAAGCAGAAAAACGGGGTGGGAGTATCGGTTGCCCAGCGAAGCAGAGTGGGAATATGCTTGTCGGGCAGTTCGGTTTTTGGAAGAAGGGCAGAAGTACCCGCCCTTTCATTTTGGCGAGACAATTTCTACCGAACTGGCGAACTACGACGGGAACTACACCTACGGAGAAGGAGAGAAAGGAGAATATCGAGAACAAACAACCCCCGTGGGATATTTTCAAGCAGCTAATGCTTTTGGGCTGTACGATATGCACGGTAATGTTTGGGAATGGTGCGCCGATGCTTGGCATAGTAATTATGAGGGAGCGCCTGATGATGGAGCTATATGGCTATCTAGTGATAGTAGTCTTTATGTACTACGCGGGGGTTCGTGGAACCTCAATCCAGGGTACTGCCGTTCTGCCTGCCGGTACAGCTACAATCCCGACGATCCCGACTATCGGTTCAGCAACATCGGGTTTCGCGTTGTAGGTTGCGCGGCGAGGACTCTTTAG
- a CDS encoding MoxR family ATPase, with amino-acid sequence MNDWKIFNGDGNIKHDWELPEPPSWRRFGYQQQNRGAQFVVRGDEVELVNAALYLRRPLLVTGKPGTGKTTLAYAVARELGLGEVLVWPISTRSTLQEGLYRYDAIGRLRDSQQFSQSQTNPESFENPLEKQAEDIGKYIRLGPLGTAMLPSYKPRALLIDEIDKSDIDLPNDLLNIFEEGEFDIPELVRIKGEQETVEVQTYYRGTEEQTYIITGGLVRATTYPFVILTSNGERDFPPAFLRRCLRLEMRDPDETHIKQIVKQYLHAEGETLPQEVERTIEEFLKRRDRENQNLATDQLLNAIYLITQGQQPTEADLKKLRDRLFQNLSE; translated from the coding sequence ATGAACGATTGGAAGATTTTTAACGGCGACGGTAACATCAAACACGACTGGGAACTGCCCGAACCTCCCAGTTGGCGAAGATTTGGCTACCAGCAGCAGAATCGCGGCGCGCAGTTTGTCGTTCGCGGCGATGAGGTGGAATTGGTGAACGCTGCGCTATATTTACGCCGTCCGCTGTTGGTGACGGGGAAACCGGGAACGGGCAAAACCACGCTTGCTTATGCGGTTGCGCGGGAGTTGGGGTTGGGAGAAGTGCTGGTGTGGCCGATTTCGACGCGATCGACGCTACAAGAAGGATTGTATCGGTATGACGCGATCGGACGGTTGCGAGATAGCCAACAATTCAGTCAGTCGCAGACAAATCCAGAAAGTTTTGAAAATCCCCTAGAAAAACAGGCAGAAGATATTGGGAAATATATTCGTTTGGGGCCGTTGGGAACGGCAATGCTGCCCTCCTATAAACCGCGCGCTTTGCTGATTGATGAAATTGACAAAAGCGATATCGATCTACCGAACGATCTTCTCAATATTTTTGAAGAAGGCGAATTCGATATTCCCGAATTAGTCCGTATTAAAGGCGAGCAAGAAACGGTTGAAGTGCAAACTTATTATCGAGGCACAGAAGAGCAAACTTACATAATTACTGGGGGATTAGTCCGCGCAACAACTTATCCTTTTGTTATTCTGACAAGTAACGGCGAACGCGATTTTCCTCCCGCATTTCTCCGGCGGTGTTTGCGTTTGGAAATGAGAGACCCCGATGAAACACATATTAAACAAATTGTCAAGCAATATTTGCACGCAGAAGGGGAAACTTTACCCCAAGAAGTTGAGAGAACGATTGAGGAGTTTTTAAAGCGCCGCGATCGCGAAAATCAAAACCTCGCAACCGATCAATTATTGAATGCGATTTACCTGATTACGCAAGGTCAACAGCCAACCGAAGCAGACTTGAAAAAATTACGCGATCGCCTATTCCAAAATTTAAGCGAGTAG
- a CDS encoding trypsin-like peptidase domain-containing protein yields the protein MTDKFETYKRAIARILDSAGATRGTGFLVSSQYIFTCTHVIEQVLGISCSGDLPETEIELEFPFNSPCLQQRAKVIFWKPNYNFLKALEGIDIALLELCTPLPSDVKPIPVAKEKTQWNDDFRVLGFPEGYDLRGDWAKGKILGEQAGGWLQLHAEISILPGYSGAPVWDEQKQGVVGMMTRSDVEHRKADAISIQALANTWKQQGQLIRLLNPHFVSSKRIIEEAYRACRPSGWQSEFPTTLADCVFDLSEMPTGENNCSRIVEFASKLVPAFPSLFENLKKWAKNAFQIEQQEFDRLCDRAVLTQKQPTTQSYLFIFVRSNETSDRYNLEAGILMEEDERSSVTRYQTLTVNLPPLSRSQLATLEPKLLTDILEQSRQLTQGKLQIECFLPYTLLDLAIDRWKRDDEYDEPFPLSEEYPVVVRILERLGYSKPYLKNQEWREKWKCLQQNACCFEILACCDRAREKVAEDLERGYIGLRRKTIVPPASEPGGMFSIIMKEGIPVTLWSRQDIDSCGEAERYEQLLKVSVVELPNRLKAIRNATPRKDETHIGHHLSLLWDNPYRVPPDAPSFRSNSL from the coding sequence GTGACCGATAAATTTGAAACTTACAAACGCGCGATCGCGCGAATCTTAGATAGTGCGGGAGCCACTAGAGGAACGGGATTTCTCGTTTCTTCTCAATACATCTTCACCTGCACCCATGTCATCGAACAAGTTTTAGGTATTAGCTGTAGTGGCGACCTTCCCGAAACTGAGATTGAGCTTGAATTTCCCTTCAATTCACCTTGTCTCCAACAAAGGGCAAAGGTTATTTTTTGGAAGCCAAATTATAATTTTCTGAAAGCTTTAGAAGGAATAGATATAGCCCTTTTAGAACTATGTACTCCCCTTCCTTCCGATGTTAAACCTATCCCTGTCGCTAAAGAAAAAACTCAATGGAATGATGATTTTCGAGTCTTAGGTTTCCCGGAAGGTTACGATTTACGAGGAGATTGGGCAAAAGGAAAAATTTTGGGCGAACAAGCTGGAGGTTGGCTGCAACTACACGCAGAAATTTCGATTCTACCGGGCTACAGTGGCGCACCCGTTTGGGACGAACAAAAGCAAGGCGTTGTCGGTATGATGACCCGTTCCGATGTAGAACATCGGAAAGCTGATGCAATTTCGATTCAAGCTTTAGCCAACACCTGGAAACAACAAGGACAACTTATAAGGCTGCTAAACCCTCATTTTGTATCTTCAAAACGCATCATTGAAGAAGCTTATAGAGCCTGTCGCCCCTCTGGATGGCAATCAGAATTTCCGACAACCCTCGCTGATTGTGTTTTCGATCTCAGCGAAATGCCAACGGGGGAAAATAATTGTAGTCGGATAGTTGAATTCGCCTCAAAGTTAGTCCCTGCATTTCCTTCTTTATTTGAAAATTTAAAAAAGTGGGCAAAGAACGCATTTCAGATCGAGCAACAAGAATTTGACCGGCTTTGCGATCGCGCCGTTTTAACCCAAAAGCAGCCAACCACTCAAAGCTACTTATTCATTTTTGTTCGGAGTAATGAAACTTCAGATCGCTATAATCTTGAAGCTGGAATTTTGATGGAGGAAGACGAGCGAAGTTCAGTGACGCGCTACCAAACTTTAACCGTCAATCTACCTCCTTTATCGCGATCGCAACTCGCAACCCTAGAACCCAAATTACTGACAGATATCCTCGAACAAAGTCGTCAGTTAACCCAAGGAAAGTTGCAAATTGAGTGTTTTCTTCCCTACACTCTCCTCGATTTAGCGATCGATCGCTGGAAACGCGATGATGAGTATGATGAACCTTTTCCGCTGAGCGAAGAATATCCCGTTGTCGTGCGAATTCTGGAGCGTTTGGGCTACAGTAAACCTTACTTAAAAAACCAGGAATGGCGAGAAAAATGGAAATGCCTTCAACAGAATGCTTGTTGTTTTGAAATTTTAGCTTGTTGCGATCGCGCGCGGGAAAAAGTTGCTGAAGACTTAGAACGAGGCTATATCGGCTTGAGAAGAAAAACCATTGTACCGCCAGCAAGCGAACCCGGAGGAATGTTTTCCATCATCATGAAAGAAGGAATTCCCGTCACGCTTTGGAGTCGCCAAGATATTGATTCCTGTGGCGAGGCAGAAAGATACGAACAACTGCTAAAAGTTTCTGTCGTCGAACTGCCCAATCGGCTAAAAGCAATCAGAAATGCCACCCCTCGAAAGGACGAAACGCATATCGGCCACCATCTTTCCCTTCTGTGGGACAATCCCTATAGAGTTCCCCCCGATGCTCCTTCATTCCGCAGTAATTCGTTATGA
- a CDS encoding CU044_2847 family protein, protein MTQLIEYPLEDGSTVLVEVDEPPAPGPRPVARPGEVAAKAKQTFEQALDNLRPMMKALRKKVNDLSEEEDQIEVKFGIKLSGSVGAVVTAGAEATYEVTLKWSKKPQ, encoded by the coding sequence ATGACCCAACTCATCGAATATCCCCTCGAAGACGGTAGCACCGTATTAGTTGAAGTAGACGAACCGCCAGCCCCCGGACCAAGACCCGTAGCGCGACCGGGTGAAGTTGCCGCCAAAGCCAAGCAAACTTTCGAGCAAGCTTTGGATAATCTGCGTCCGATGATGAAAGCCTTAAGAAAAAAGGTCAACGACTTGAGCGAAGAAGAAGACCAAATCGAAGTTAAATTTGGCATTAAATTAAGCGGTTCTGTGGGTGCAGTGGTCACGGCGGGGGCAGAAGCAACTTATGAAGTAACTTTGAAATGGAGCAAGAAACCTCAGTAG
- a CDS encoding HNH endonuclease signature motif containing protein translates to MSYIPSALRRFVTQRAAGQCEYCRFPQTASFFAFEMEHIIAEKHGGLSIAENLALACTYCNRFKGTDLGSLDPDTKKLTPFYNPRLQQWSNHFRLDGAIITPLTPEGRVTVKILQFNLSERIIEREQLISSGE, encoded by the coding sequence ATGAGCTATATTCCCTCTGCACTACGTCGCTTCGTCACCCAACGAGCCGCCGGACAATGCGAGTATTGCCGATTTCCCCAAACAGCTTCCTTTTTCGCCTTTGAAATGGAACATATCATTGCAGAAAAACATGGTGGGCTTAGCATTGCTGAGAACTTAGCTTTAGCTTGTACCTACTGCAATCGCTTTAAAGGAACCGATCTCGGTTCGCTCGATCCGGATACCAAAAAACTTACGCCTTTTTATAATCCTCGCCTTCAACAATGGTCGAACCACTTTCGACTAGATGGCGCGATAATTACCCCCTTGACTCCAGAAGGGCGAGTAACAGTAAAAATTCTACAATTTAACCTTTCAGAGCGCATCATCGAGCGCGAGCAACTCATTTCTAGCGGCGAATAG
- the carB gene encoding carbamoyl-phosphate synthase large subunit, translated as MPRRNDIQKILLLGSGPIVIGQACEFDYSGTQACKALREEGYEVILVNSNPATIMTDPETADRTYIEPLTPEMVEKVIDKERPDALLPTMGGQTALNLAVALAKNGVLEKYGVELIGAKLPAIEMAEDRLLFKEAMARIGVGVCPSGIANTLEEARAIAAEIGTYPLIIRPAFTMGGTGGGISYNQEEYEEMAQGGIDASPVSQILVERSLLGWKEYELEVMRDLADNVVIICSIENLDPMGVHTGDSITVAPAQTLTDKEYQRLRDASIKIIREIGVETGGSNIQFAVNPINGEVIVIEMNPRVSRSSALASKATGFPIAKMAAKLAVGYTLDEIPNDITQKTPASFEPTIDYVVTKIPRFAFEKFPGSEPVLTTQMKSVGEAMAIGRTFCESFQKALRSLETGRSGFGCDRTESIPSLQQVRASLRTPNPERIFSVYHALKLGMTVEEIHELTAIDLWFLDKFVELLEIEKFLKRTPLQEIDAEKMRFVKQNGFSDRQIAHATKTSEDEVRNYRKSLGITPVYKVVDTCAAEFEAYTPYYYSTYEVGECEVTPVEKPKVMILGGGPNRIGQGIEFDYCCCHAAFSLSDDGFETIMVNSNPETVSTDYDTSDRLYFEPLTKEDVLNIIEAENPKGIIIQFGGQTPLKLAVPLQEYLDKLPEKTTQIWGTSPDSIDIAEDRERFEKILRELDIKQPPNGTARTFNDALKVANRIGYPVVVRPSYVLGGRAMEIVYADSELERYMKFAVQVEPDHPILIDKFLENAVEVDVDAIADKTEKVVIGGIMEHIEQAGIHSGDSACSIPHTSLSPAALETIRTWTVQLARALKVIGLMNIQYAVQGETVYILEANPRASRTVPYVSKATGASLAKLAARVMSGKTLEELGFTQEIIPKHVAVKEAVLPFNKFPGTDTLLGPEMRSTGEVMGIDFDFGKAFAKAELAAGERLPLSGTVFVTMNDRDKEAVVPVVRDFMDLGFKIIATEGTQAVLEKHGLDVELILKVHQGRPHVLDAMKNAQIQLAINTPSGQEAREDGILIRRTCLAYKIPIITTIAGAKAVVSAIRTLQSQPLQVKALQDYLV; from the coding sequence ATGCCTCGCCGCAACGATATCCAAAAAATTCTCCTACTCGGTTCCGGCCCCATCGTCATCGGACAAGCCTGCGAGTTCGACTATTCAGGAACGCAAGCCTGTAAAGCTCTGCGGGAAGAAGGGTATGAAGTGATTCTTGTCAACTCCAACCCTGCAACAATTATGACCGATCCGGAAACGGCGGATCGCACCTATATCGAACCGCTGACCCCGGAAATGGTGGAAAAGGTAATCGATAAGGAACGTCCGGATGCACTGCTGCCGACGATGGGCGGACAAACCGCTCTCAATCTGGCTGTGGCCTTAGCTAAGAATGGCGTTTTGGAGAAGTACGGCGTAGAACTCATTGGGGCGAAACTACCGGCGATTGAAATGGCGGAGGATCGTCTACTGTTTAAGGAAGCGATGGCTCGTATTGGCGTAGGTGTTTGTCCTTCAGGGATTGCGAATACTCTAGAAGAAGCGCGCGCGATCGCAGCCGAAATTGGGACTTATCCCCTCATTATCCGCCCTGCGTTCACGATGGGCGGCACTGGCGGCGGCATTTCATACAACCAGGAAGAGTACGAGGAAATGGCCCAAGGCGGGATTGATGCGTCGCCGGTTTCTCAAATTTTAGTCGAGCGATCGCTCCTCGGTTGGAAGGAGTACGAACTGGAAGTGATGCGCGACCTCGCCGATAATGTGGTGATTATTTGCAGCATCGAAAACCTCGACCCGATGGGCGTTCATACCGGCGATTCGATTACCGTCGCACCCGCCCAAACCCTCACTGATAAGGAATACCAACGCCTACGCGATGCTTCGATTAAAATCATTCGCGAAATCGGCGTGGAAACCGGCGGATCGAATATTCAATTTGCCGTCAATCCCATCAACGGCGAAGTTATTGTCATTGAGATGAACCCCCGCGTCTCTCGTTCTTCTGCCCTCGCCTCGAAAGCAACCGGCTTCCCGATCGCGAAAATGGCGGCAAAACTGGCGGTTGGTTATACCCTCGACGAAATTCCCAACGATATTACCCAAAAAACGCCCGCTTCCTTTGAACCCACCATCGATTATGTGGTGACGAAGATTCCTCGTTTTGCCTTCGAGAAATTCCCCGGTTCCGAACCCGTGCTGACGACGCAAATGAAGTCTGTCGGCGAAGCAATGGCGATTGGGCGGACGTTCTGCGAATCGTTCCAAAAGGCGCTGCGATCGCTCGAAACCGGACGTTCTGGCTTTGGTTGCGATCGTACTGAGTCGATTCCCTCCCTGCAACAGGTGCGCGCCTCCCTGCGTACCCCCAACCCCGAGCGCATTTTTAGCGTCTACCATGCCCTCAAACTGGGTATGACGGTAGAAGAAATTCACGAACTCACCGCGATCGATCTCTGGTTCCTGGACAAGTTTGTCGAACTCCTCGAAATCGAGAAATTCCTCAAGCGCACCCCCTTGCAAGAGATTGATGCGGAAAAAATGCGTTTTGTCAAGCAAAATGGTTTTAGCGATCGCCAAATTGCCCACGCTACCAAAACCAGCGAAGACGAAGTACGCAACTATCGCAAATCCCTCGGCATTACCCCCGTTTACAAAGTCGTCGATACTTGCGCGGCAGAATTTGAAGCTTACACGCCCTACTACTACTCCACCTACGAAGTCGGCGAATGCGAAGTTACGCCCGTAGAAAAACCGAAAGTAATGATTCTCGGCGGCGGGCCGAACCGCATCGGACAGGGGATTGAATTCGACTACTGCTGCTGTCACGCCGCTTTTTCCCTCAGCGATGACGGCTTCGAGACGATTATGGTCAACTCCAACCCCGAAACCGTTTCCACCGACTACGATACTAGCGATCGCCTTTACTTTGAACCCTTAACCAAGGAAGACGTTCTTAACATTATCGAAGCCGAAAACCCCAAAGGAATTATCATCCAATTCGGCGGTCAAACGCCCTTAAAACTGGCAGTTCCCCTGCAAGAATATCTCGATAAACTGCCCGAAAAAACAACCCAAATCTGGGGAACTTCGCCCGATTCTATCGACATCGCCGAAGACCGAGAACGATTTGAAAAAATCCTGCGCGAACTGGATATCAAACAACCGCCCAACGGCACGGCACGTACTTTTAACGATGCCCTAAAAGTCGCCAATCGCATCGGTTATCCCGTCGTCGTGCGTCCTTCCTATGTATTGGGCGGACGGGCAATGGAGATTGTTTACGCCGATAGCGAACTCGAGCGTTACATGAAATTCGCCGTACAGGTAGAACCCGACCATCCGATTTTAATCGATAAGTTCCTTGAAAATGCGGTGGAAGTCGATGTAGACGCGATCGCGGATAAAACTGAAAAAGTCGTTATCGGCGGCATCATGGAACACATCGAACAAGCCGGGATTCACTCCGGCGACTCCGCTTGTTCCATCCCCCATACCTCCCTCTCCCCCGCCGCCCTCGAAACCATTCGCACTTGGACAGTGCAACTCGCCCGCGCCCTCAAAGTCATCGGCTTGATGAACATTCAATATGCCGTCCAAGGCGAAACGGTATACATCCTCGAAGCCAACCCCCGCGCCTCTCGCACCGTTCCCTACGTCTCCAAAGCCACCGGCGCATCGCTAGCCAAACTCGCCGCCCGCGTTATGTCCGGTAAAACTCTCGAAGAATTGGGCTTTACCCAAGAAATTATTCCCAAGCACGTTGCCGTAAAAGAAGCCGTTTTACCGTTCAATAAATTCCCCGGTACCGATACCTTACTCGGCCCCGAAATGCGATCGACAGGGGAAGTTATGGGGATTGATTTTGACTTCGGAAAAGCGTTTGCTAAAGCCGAATTAGCAGCAGGCGAACGATTACCTTTATCGGGTACTGTTTTTGTGACCATGAACGATCGCGATAAAGAAGCCGTCGTTCCTGTCGTGCGCGATTTCATGGATTTAGGTTTTAAAATTATTGCCACAGAAGGGACGCAAGCCGTATTAGAAAAACACGGTTTAGATGTGGAATTAATTTTAAAAGTCCATCAAGGTCGTCCTCACGTTCTCGATGCGATGAAGAACGCCCAAATTCAATTGGCGATTAATACCCCTTCTGGTCAAGAAGCGCGAGAAGATGGAATTTTAATTCGTCGGACTTGTTTGGCGTATAAAATCCCCATTATCACCACCATTGCCGGGGCAAAAGCAGTTGTTTCCGCAATTCGGACGCTGCAATCGCAACCGTTACAGGTGAAGGCGTTGCAGGATTATTTGGTGTGA
- the psaC gene encoding photosystem I iron-sulfur center protein PsaC: MSHSVKIYDTCIGCTQCVRACPTDVLEMVPWDGCKAGQIASSPRTEDCVGCKRCETACPTDFLSVRVYLGAETTRSMGLAY; the protein is encoded by the coding sequence ATGTCTCATAGCGTCAAAATCTATGACACCTGCATTGGTTGCACCCAATGCGTCCGCGCCTGCCCGACCGACGTACTAGAAATGGTGCCTTGGGATGGCTGTAAAGCCGGTCAAATTGCCTCCTCTCCTCGCACTGAGGACTGTGTAGGCTGCAAGCGTTGCGAAACCGCCTGCCCGACCGACTTCCTCAGCGTCCGGGTTTACCTGGGTGCTGAAACCACTCGCAGCATGGGCTTAGCTTATTAA